One genomic region from Caloenas nicobarica isolate bCalNic1 chromosome 22, bCalNic1.hap1, whole genome shotgun sequence encodes:
- the SPSB1 gene encoding SPRY domain-containing SOCS box protein 1 translates to MGQKVTGGIKTVDMRDPVYRPLKQELQGLDYSKPTRLDVLLDMPPVSYEVQLMHSWNNDDRSLNVFVKEEDKLIFHRHPVAQSTDAIRGKVGYTRGLHVWQITWAMRQRGTHAVVGVATADAPLHSVGYTTLVGNNHESWGWDLGRNRLYHDGKNQPSKTYPAFLEPDETFIVPDSFLVVLDMDDGTLSFIVDGQYMGVAFRGLKGKKLYPVVSAVWGHCEIRMRYLNGLDPEPLPLMDLCRRAVRLALGKERLNEIPTLPLPASLKSYLLYQ, encoded by the exons ATGGGTCAGAAGGTCACAGGTGGGATAAAAACTGTGGATATGAGGGACCCTGTATACAGACCATTGAAACAGGAACTCCAAGGACTTGACTACAGCAAACCCACACGTCTGGACGTGCTGCTGGACATGCCTCCGGTATCGTATGAAGTCCAGTTGATGCATTCATGGAACAACGATGATCGCTCGCTGAATGTATTTGTGAAAGAGGAAGACAAACTCATATTTCACCGGCATCCGGTGGCTCAGAGCACAGATGCCATCAGAGGCAAAGTGGGGTATACCCGAGGACTGCACGTGTGGCAGATAACGTGGGCCATGCGGCAGCGGGGCACGCACGCTGTGGTCGGGGTGGCAACGGCAGATGCCCCTTTGCATTCAGTAGGGTACACGACGCTGGTAGGAAACAACCATGAATCCTGGGGGTGGGACCTTGGACGCAACAGACTGTACCACGATGGCAAGAACCAGCCGAGTAAAACCTATCCTGCCTTCTTAGAACCAGACGAAACTTTCATTGTGCCGGACTCCTTCCTGGTGGTTCTGGACATGGATGATGGGACACTGAGCTTCATTGTAGATGGGCAATACATGGGTGTTGCATTTCGGGGACTCAAAGGGAAAAAGCTGTATCCAGTGGTAAGCGCAGTGTGGGGACACTGTGAAATACGGATGCGCTACTTGAATGGACTCGACC CTGAACCACTGCCTTTGATGGACTTGTGTCGGCGAGCTGTGAGGCTTGCTCTGGGCAAGGAAAGACTGAACGAGATCCCTACGCTGCCGCTGCCAGCCTCCCTGAAGAGTTACCTGCTCTACCAATGA